Proteins encoded by one window of Anopheles maculipalpis chromosome 2RL, idAnoMacuDA_375_x, whole genome shotgun sequence:
- the LOC126568768 gene encoding cationic amino acid transporter 2 isoform X2 translates to MASPSCWRILTRRKVLSFDGSSEKLGRILNTFDLTALGVGATLGVGVYVLAGHVSKDQAGPSVVLSFLIAAAASFLAGLCYAEFGARVPKSGSAYIYSYVCIGEFMAFIIGWNLMLEYIIGSASVSRGLSLYIDTLANDTMKTRFLEVAPIEWDFMSNYFDFFAFSVAILLGIALAFGLKKSTMVNNAFTVLNIFIVLFVIVAGAIKADPENWRIKPENVSSQYNAGEGGFFPFGFEGTLRGAATCFFGFVGFDCIATTGEEVRNPRKAIPRAILCSLTIIFLAYFGVSTVLTLVWPYYKQDVNAPLPFVFNEIGWHFAKWIVAIGGIIGLVASLFGAMFPQPRIIYAMAQDGLIFRALGEVSPRFKTPVFGTLCAALLTGTMGGLFDLRALVNMLSIGTLMAYTVVAISILILRFSENPDPAIPSTSTRDTYESSNLLKARERVTGSAFFKQLLNLSCLRLPTNVSSSVVGVLVTIYCLLAIALSLTIFYAKDAIYEMESWAWILFGVLLGLTLLVLLLISIQPRERADAPFRVPLVPLLPGISIFVNIYLMLMLDVYTWIRFGIWMGIGLSLYAFYGYKNSYREVYASQFGWTKLKYVQ, encoded by the exons ATGGCCAGTCCTTCGTGTTGGCGTATACTGACCCGCAGGAAAGTGCTCTCCTTCGATGGCAGTTCGGAGAAGCTGGGCCGGATACTGAACACCTTCGATCTGACGGCGCTCGGTGTTGGCGCAACGCTTGGTGTCGGTGTGTACGTGCTTGCCGGGCATGTCTCCAAGGATCAGGCAGGTCCTTCGGTTGTGCTGTCGTTTCTGATAGCGGCCGCTGCGTCCTTTCTGGCTG GTCTGTGCTACGCCGAGTTCGGAGCGCGTGTACCCAAGTCAGGATCGGCGTACATCTACAGCTACGTGTGTATCGGCGAGTTTATGGCATTCATCATCGGTTGGAACCTGATGCTGGAGTACATCATCGGATCGGCCAGTGTGTCGCGCGGCTTAAGCCTATACATCGACACGCTGGCAAACGATACGATGAAGACACGCTTCCTGGAGGTGGCGCCAATCGAGTGGGACTTTATGTCCAACTACTTTGACTTTTTCGCCTTCTCCGTTGCGATCTTACTTGGCA TCGCTTTAGCGTTCGGGCTCAAAAAGTCTACCATGGTCAACAATGCCTTTACCGTGCTGAACATCTTTATCGTGCTGTTCGTCATAGTGGCCGGTGCCATCAAGGCAGATCCGGAAAATTGGCGCATAAAGCCGGAAAATGTTTCCAGCCAGTACAACGCTGGCGAGGGAGGATTTTTCCCGTTCGGCTTCGAGGGAACGCTCCGGGGAGCAGCTACCTGTTTCTTCGGTTTCGTTGGATTCGATTGTATTGCCACGACGGGCGAGGAGGTGCGCAACCCACGTAAAGCGATCCCGAGAGCGATCCTATGCTCGTTGACTATCATCTTTCTTGCGTACTTCGGCGTCTCGACGGTGCTGACGCTCGTTTGGCCATACTACAAACAGGACGTTAATGCGCCCCTACCGTTTGTCTTCAACGAGATCGGTTGGCACTTTGCAAAGTGGATCGTTGCAATCGGTGGTATTATTGGGCTGGTGGCAAGTCTATTCGGCGCCATGTTCCCGCAGCCCCGTATCATCTACGCGATGGCACAGGATGGGCTGATCTTTCGGGCACTCGGGGAGGTTAGCCCACGGTTTAAGACGCCGGTATTTGGGACACTCTGTGCAGCGTTGCTCACCGGCACGATGGGTGGTTTGTTTGACTTGCGAGCGCTGGTCAATATGCTGTCGATCGGAACGCTCATGGCCTACACCGTGGTTGCAATCTCGATACTCATTCTAAG ATTTTCCGAAAACCCCGATCCAGCTATTCCATCTACAAGCACCCGTGACACGTACGAGTCATCGAACCTGCTGAAGGCACGGGAACGCGTTACCGGTTCCGCTTTCTTTAAGCAGCTGCTCAATCTGTCTTGCCTTCGTTTGCCGACGAACGTGTCCAGCAGTGTGGTTGGAGTGCTGGTGACAATATATT GTCTGTTAGCAATAGCACTTTCGCTGACAATCTTCTACGCTAAGGACGCCATTTACGAGATGGAATCGTGGGCCTGGATACTGTTCGGTGTGTTGCTGGGCCTCAcgttgctggtgttgctgctcaTCTCGATACAGCCGCGTGAGCGAGCTGACGCACCGTTCCGGGTGCCGTTGGTGCCACTGCTACCGGGAATCAGTATTTTCGTCAACATCTATCTGATGCTTATGCTTGACGTTTACACGTGGATACGGTTTGGCATATGGATGGGAATAG